From Opitutales bacterium, one genomic window encodes:
- a CDS encoding FAD binding domain-containing protein: MQPDTKLRSGDQFLSGGTWLFSAPHPEALRLVDLTDDAAEPSWEEGSGLALPAALRLGNLSRWAAASDLEAAGLFVAGINGLSSSWKIIERSTVGGNIGLSLAKGAMTPLCLALDGIYELEGPDEAKRVVSAENFQTGSMCNVLMPQEYVRRVLIPASAMHQAWALERITMTAGSHVATNVIGTWDPSTGQFSLTISAVLTFPVRIDFSTPPADIKSIHDAIDARLQGNDYMDDQHGSAPYRHAMARYLAERVLAKLSPRWN, translated from the coding sequence ATGCAGCCGGACACTAAACTGCGATCTGGTGACCAATTTCTTTCGGGTGGCACCTGGCTGTTTTCTGCTCCCCATCCGGAAGCGTTGCGTTTAGTGGATTTAACTGATGACGCTGCTGAGCCGAGTTGGGAAGAAGGGTCTGGGTTGGCTTTGCCCGCTGCCCTGAGGTTGGGGAACTTGAGTCGTTGGGCTGCGGCAAGTGACCTTGAAGCAGCTGGACTGTTTGTCGCAGGAATCAATGGGTTATCCTCTTCGTGGAAGATCATTGAGCGTTCTACAGTGGGAGGAAATATTGGTCTTTCTTTGGCAAAAGGTGCGATGACGCCCCTGTGCCTCGCATTGGATGGTATTTATGAATTGGAGGGTCCTGATGAAGCAAAGCGCGTGGTGTCGGCAGAGAATTTTCAGACGGGAAGTATGTGTAATGTGCTCATGCCACAAGAGTATGTGAGGCGTGTGCTCATACCTGCTTCGGCAATGCATCAAGCATGGGCTTTGGAACGGATTACCATGACTGCCGGGAGTCATGTAGCCACTAATGTGATTGGCACTTGGGATCCATCAACGGGCCAATTCAGTCTCACGATTTCAGCAGTCTTAACCTTTCCGGTGCGCATAGATTTCTCGACTCCACCCGCAGACATTAAGTCTATTCATGATGCCATAGACGCACGCCTTCAGGGTAATGATTACATGGATGATCAACATGGTTCGGCACCTTATCGTCATGCCATGGCACGTTATCTTGCAGAGCGTGTGCTCGCGAAATTATCACCACGATGGAACTAG